From the Thermanaerothrix sp. genome, the window TCCGTAAAGGTGGGAGACGAGGTGGTCATACTGGGCTCCCAGGGCGGGGAGGCCATAACGCCGGAGGAGTTCGCCGCCTGGCTTGGCACCATAGTTTACGAGGTGCCGGGCATTTTCTCCGAGAGGGTTCCAAGGGTCTACATAAGTGAGGAATAGGGCGTAGATTACGGAGAAGAGCTTCCGTTTGTGTTGAAAAGTGAAAACAGGCGCAAATAGGGGATCATCCCCAATAGCAGAGAGGAGGAAGTGTAGATGAAGATAGGGTGCCCGAAGGAGATCAAGAACCATGAGTACCGGGTTGGGTTGATACNCGCATCGGTGAGGGCCTACGTGTCGTCTGGACATGAGGTGTTTATCCAGAAGGGGGCCGGCCTTGGCTCCGGCATAGCCGACGAGGAGTATGTGGCGGCGGGGGCCAAGATACTGGAGACTGCGGAGGACGTGTGGGCCCAGTCGGACATGATAGTGAAGGTCAAGGAGCCCCTTCCCCAGGAGTATCCCCTCATGAGGGAGGGACAGCTTGTTTACACCTACTTCCACTTCGCTTCCGACGAGGAGCTTACGAAGGCCTGCATGGAGAGGAAGATCGTGGCCTTGGCTTACGAGACCGTCATGGAGGCCGATGGCTCGTTGCCGCTTCTTAAGCCCATGAGCGAGGTGGCGGGCCGTATGGCACCCCTCATGGGCAGTTTCTACCTGGGCCGTGCCCATGGCGGCAGGGGGCTTTTGGTTTCCGGCGTGCCGGGGGTGGCTTCCGCCAACGTTCTGGTATTGGGTGGAGGCGTTGTGGGCCGCAACGCGGCTAGGATAGCCGCCGGCATGGGGGCCAAGGTTACTATCTTGGACGTGAAGGCCAGTACCCTGGAGTACCTGGCGGACACCATGCCAAGCAACGTTTTCCCCGTCTACAGCGACCCGGTTACCCTTGAAGAGGGGCTGAAGGAGGCGGACATGGTGATAGGGGCGGTTCTCATCCCCGGCGCCAAGGCCCCCAAGCTGGTGCGCAAGGAGCATCTGAAGATGATGAAGCCCGGGGCCGTGCTGGTGGATGTGGCCATAGACCAGGGAGGCTGCTTCGAGACCTCCCACGCCACCACCCACAGCGACCCCATCTACGTGGTGGACGGCATATTGCACTACTGCGTGGCAAACATGCCGGGGGCCTATGCCAGAACCTCCACGTTCGCCCTTAACAACGCCACCATCTACTATGGCAAGCAGCTGGCCAACAAGGGCTACGTGCAGGCCTGCAAGGACAACCCGGCCCTTAAGAAGGGGCTTAACATGGTGATGGGCAAGGTGACCTGTGAGCCCGTGGCGGAGGCCTTCAACCTTCCCTACACCCCGGTGGACCAGGTGCTGTAGACCGTAGATGGGCTTTTCTTAAGGGCTCTGGACCTAAACTGATCCAAGGGCGGGGGCTTCCCCGCCCTTTTCTTATGGCTTTTATGGTTTAAAATTACCCTTGACCCAAGTCAAAGGGAAGGAGATCAGTCCTATGGAATCGCTTAAGAGGTACCTTGAGGAGATGAGGGATTCAGAGCTCCGCGAGGATTACGCGGAGCTCCTTCGTGAGGGAGCCAGGAGGGGCAGGATAGATGCGGTGATGATGACGTCCTGCGCTTCCAGCGGTCATCCGGGAGGCTCCATGTCCAGCATGGAGATCTACATGACCGCCTATGGCTGCGCCAGGCTTAACCGCCAAAACCTTGATGATCCGGATCGGGATAGGGTGGTCATAAGCCATGGCCACACATCCCCCGGCGCATACAGCGCCCTTATATTCTGGGGCCTTTTAGACCGTAACCAGGTGGTTCCCAACTTCAGGCGGGCTGGAAGCCCTTATCAGGGGCACGTGGAGCGGGAGGTTCCCGGCATAGACTGGGGCACCGGTAACTTGGGACAGGGGTTGTCCGCGGGGGTGGGGTTTGCCCTGGCCGCCCGGGGCAGGGGTTCCTCCGCCCACGTTTACGTCCTCATGGGGGACGGGGAGCAGGTGAAGGGGCAGGTTGCGGAGGCCCGGCGGCTGGCTTCAAAGGAGAAGCTGTCCAACATAACCGTCCTGGTGGACTACAACCGGATTCAGATATGCGGAAGGATAGAGGAGATAATGCCCGCGGACATAGAGGCCCTTTGGAAGGCGGACGGCTGGAACGTCCTAAGGGCGGACGGGCATGACTTCCAGGACCTCTACAGGGCTGTGAGGGACGCCAAGGCATGCGGTGTTCCAACGGTGATATTGTGCGACACCGTGATGGGCAAGGGGGTATCCTTCATGGAGGGCATCCCGGATTATCACGGCAAGGCCCTGTTGGGGGATAAACTTGAGAAGGCCCTTGAGGAGCTGGGAGGCTCCATGGAGGAGTACCGGCGGATGTTGTCCATGCGCAGCGGTCCTCTGCCGAAGGGGTTGCATGTGCGCCCCTTAAAGCCTTCGTTGGACCTTGGAGAACCCTTTACCTATGATCCGTCCGCCAAGACCGATAACAGGTCCGCCTTCGGCAAGGCCTTGGCGGACGTTGGGGCTAGGAACAGAGGGGCCTCCGGCGCCACCCCCATTCTGGCCTTTGACTGCGACCTTATGGGGTCGGTAAAGCTTGACGGTTTTGCAAAGGCCTGCCCAGAGGGGTTTGTCCAGGCGGGCATACAGGAGCACAACACCGCCACCGTGGCGGGGGCGGCTTCTGTGGCGGGCGTGGTGGCGGTTTGGGCGGATTTCGGGGTCTTCGGCCTTGACGAGGTTTACAACCAACAGAGGCTTAACGACATAAACGGTTCCTCCCTCAAGCTCTTCCTGACCCACGTGGGCCTTGACGTGGGGGAGGACGGGAAGACCCACCAGTGCGTGGACTACGTTGGGCTTTTCGCCAACACCTTTGGCTGGAAGGTCATCGTGCCCGCGGATCCCAACCAGACCGACAGGGCGGTCCGGTGGGCCCTCTCCCAGGAGGGCAACGTGTGCGTAGCCATGGGCCGAAGCGTCCTTCCGGTGGTTACCGACCCTGATGGTACCCCCCTATTCGGCGGGGGCTATTTGTTCCGCTACGGGGCCATAGACCTGGTGAGGGATGGAAGCCAAGGGGTGATATTGGCGTTGGGCCCCATGGTGGGAAGGGCCCTTAAGGCTGCGGAGATACTGGCGGAGCGGGGCGTTGACGTGAAGGTCCTTTGTTCCGCCTCTCCGTTGGGCATGTCCGCCGATGAGCTCTTTGCCTTGGTGGGGCGGGGGCCCCTGCTCACCGTTGAGGACCACAACGTCAACACCGGCCTTGGGGCCCAGGTGGCGAACCTTATGGCCAGGAACGGGGTTTCCCTTCCCTTCATGCCCCTTGGGGTCTTCCGGTACGGCGATTCAGGAGCCTCCGATGATGTCTACCGGATGATGGGGCTTGACCCGGAGGGGATAGCCCAGTCCTTTTTGAAGCTCAAGGAGTGGCTCGATGCTTAACTACGGAGACCTGGTATTTCTTTGGTCCCCCAGAAAGGGGGACTGCTTCCTTCTGCGGCTATCCAAGGGAGCGGTGCAGGGTTCAAGGCTTGGACAGCTAAGGCACGACGACTTCGTAGGCAGGACCTACGGGGACGTGGTGCAAAGCCACAACGGTGAGGTCTTCGCCCTTCTTAAACCCACATTGGGTGAGTACTTGAGGCGCGTTAAGAGGAACACCCAGATAGTCTTTCCCAAGGAGGCGGGGTTTATCCTCATGCACCTTAACGTGGGGCCCGGCTCCAGGGTGGTGGAGTGCGGCACCGGTTCCGGAAGCCTCACCTGCGCCTTTGCGCACTTCGTGGGGGACCATGGCCATGTTTACACCTATGACCGCAGGGAGGAGTTCTCCCAGCTGGCCCGGCGGAACGCGGAGCGTTGGGGGGTGGCGGATCGGATAACCTTCAAGGTGAGGTCCCTTGACGAGGGGTTTGACGAGAGGGATGCGGACGCGGTCTTTCTGGATCTTCCGACGCCGTGGGACTACATAGGAAAGGCCAGGGAGGCCTTGGCGCCTGGCAACCGGATAGGCATTTTGGTTCCCACCTTCAACCAAATAGAGAGGACCCTTGACGAGCTAAGGGCCCAGGGTTTTGCGGATCCCCAGGTGGTGGAGATACTGCTAAGGTACCTCAAGACCGATCCAAGGCGCCTTAGGCCCGAGGACGTGATGGTGGGGCATACGGGGTATCTGATCTTCGCCAGCAAGTGTGAGCAGGGGCTTTACGATTTGGTGGTGAGCAAATCCAAGGACAAGGATACGCAGACCGGGCAACCGTCGGAGGAGCTTCAGGAGGATTGCGGTGTCTGAAGGGAACTTTGATGCGCCCCCTAAGCCCAGGCTTCTGTTGCACATATGTTGCGCCCCGGACGGTACGGTTCCATGGGAGGAGCTTAAGGGGCGGTTCCACGTGACCGGGTACTTCTACGGCTCCAACGTTCACCCGGAGGATGAATACCTTAAAAGGCTTGAGGCGGTGGTTAGCCTTAAGGATCACATGGGTGGGGATCTCATCGTGGAGCCCTACGACCCGGAGGGCTGGTTGAGGCGCACATGGGCTCTCCGGGAAGAGGCGGAGGGGGGCGGCCGTTGCGGCCTGTGCTTTGCCTGTCTCTTATACACAT encodes:
- the ald gene encoding alanine dehydrogenase; amino-acid sequence: MKIGCPKEIKNHEYRVGLIXASVRAYVSSGHEVFIQKGAGLGSGIADEEYVAAGAKILETAEDVWAQSDMIVKVKEPLPQEYPLMREGQLVYTYFHFASDEELTKACMERKIVALAYETVMEADGSLPLLKPMSEVAGRMAPLMGSFYLGRAHGGRGLLVSGVPGVASANVLVLGGGVVGRNAARIAAGMGAKVTILDVKASTLEYLADTMPSNVFPVYSDPVTLEEGLKEADMVIGAVLIPGAKAPKLVRKEHLKMMKPGAVLVDVAIDQGGCFETSHATTHSDPIYVVDGILHYCVANMPGAYARTSTFALNNATIYYGKQLANKGYVQACKDNPALKKGLNMVMGKVTCEPVAEAFNLPYTPVDQVL
- a CDS encoding transketolase, producing MESLKRYLEEMRDSELREDYAELLREGARRGRIDAVMMTSCASSGHPGGSMSSMEIYMTAYGCARLNRQNLDDPDRDRVVISHGHTSPGAYSALIFWGLLDRNQVVPNFRRAGSPYQGHVEREVPGIDWGTGNLGQGLSAGVGFALAARGRGSSAHVYVLMGDGEQVKGQVAEARRLASKEKLSNITVLVDYNRIQICGRIEEIMPADIEALWKADGWNVLRADGHDFQDLYRAVRDAKACGVPTVILCDTVMGKGVSFMEGIPDYHGKALLGDKLEKALEELGGSMEEYRRMLSMRSGPLPKGLHVRPLKPSLDLGEPFTYDPSAKTDNRSAFGKALADVGARNRGASGATPILAFDCDLMGSVKLDGFAKACPEGFVQAGIQEHNTATVAGAASVAGVVAVWADFGVFGLDEVYNQQRLNDINGSSLKLFLTHVGLDVGEDGKTHQCVDYVGLFANTFGWKVIVPADPNQTDRAVRWALSQEGNVCVAMGRSVLPVVTDPDGTPLFGGGYLFRYGAIDLVRDGSQGVILALGPMVGRALKAAEILAERGVDVKVLCSASPLGMSADELFALVGRGPLLTVEDHNVNTGLGAQVANLMARNGVSLPFMPLGVFRYGDSGASDDVYRMMGLDPEGIAQSFLKLKEWLDA
- a CDS encoding epoxyqueuosine reductase QueH, with product MSEGNFDAPPKPRLLLHICCAPDGTVPWEELKGRFHVTGYFYGSNVHPEDEYLKRLEAVVSLKDHMGGDLIVEPYDPEGWLRRTWALREEAEGGGRCGLCFACLLYT
- a CDS encoding tRNA (adenine-N1)-methyltransferase — its product is MLNYGDLVFLWSPRKGDCFLLRLSKGAVQGSRLGQLRHDDFVGRTYGDVVQSHNGEVFALLKPTLGEYLRRVKRNTQIVFPKEAGFILMHLNVGPGSRVVECGTGSGSLTCAFAHFVGDHGHVYTYDRREEFSQLARRNAERWGVADRITFKVRSLDEGFDERDADAVFLDLPTPWDYIGKAREALAPGNRIGILVPTFNQIERTLDELRAQGFADPQVVEILLRYLKTDPRRLRPEDVMVGHTGYLIFASKCEQGLYDLVVSKSKDKDTQTGQPSEELQEDCGV